DNA from Brassica napus cultivar Da-Ae chromosome C4, Da-Ae, whole genome shotgun sequence:
GCttttaaattatacatttaaatttcaatctttatattttatattattgttttataagtACGGTTATCATGTCAAATTCGACAAAGCTCGAAGCAAATGCCCTTTTATATGATTTGGGCAGTGGGTACAAAAATGCACCTGAGAGAAAATGAGCTTTGAGAAATCATCGATAAGTTGAAAACTATATCGGATGAGAAAAGGAAAAGCCATGATATTTTACATCACTTTGATGATGGTTTATAAAATGAGGTGTATCATGagaaaagatttagaaaatctTTGATAATTGAATCCTTGAAAGAAAGGATCGGAGTTGATGTAAATCCTccgtgaaaaatgaaaaaaagatgaAATCATGATACTAAACCATCAAGTCGGTCTTACTAGAAAAGGACGAGGATATGGATGCGGTAGAAACTGTTATCGTGGCCGTGGAAGAGGACGAGAAAGAAGATTCCATCCATGTGAAATAATTAGAACTTCCACGAAAAATGAAAGTGGTCGGATGATAAAACGTAAACAGAAAAGGTTTACTACAGATGCGGCAAGAAAGAATTTTGGGTATCGTATTCCCAAATATTTAGCCGATATCgagaatcaaaaacaaaaagagaaaagaagtgAAATAAACTTCATCTCTTATGAGCCCGGACCATCTTTTCATGGCTTGAATACTCATCTTGATGATTCAGATTTTCTGGTTGttccagaaaataaaaataaaatatcgatgtgatatgagaattatcttcttgaataagattttgagattCAGGATGGAGGAAAATATACCTGGCAGATATTGGGTCATCGTACATGAATACTAAAGGTAACAAATATCTTTCCTCtctcaaaataaataagtatagtatctagtaatataaacatattattggCTCTAGAAGAGCTTTTGATGAAAAGACATGCATAAGAAAAAGatggaaaaattataaatgagtgGTAAAGCAGAAGTTTAATCATATATAGCCATCTCCAATAATGTTATCGATATTATTGTGAAATGTTGAAAAACCAGAAGTTTTTCACATATAGCATgtcaagaaaataaaggaaaccATCATGGGTGATGAATCATCAAACAAGTTCACTATATGTGATTTCTTTAAGCAGACCCCAAATTAAGATCTCTCTAAAGGATTTGAAACATAATCCACCCCAAAATGGGAAAACTGaatatgttattggttctagagTGGGATTCAGTTCGAGATTTTAGACATGGAGTGTTATCATCTCAAGGGGGAGAATTAAAGAATCCTAGTAAGTGGAACATTGAGAAACTATGTTCGCACTTGAAAAAGAAGTTGATAAAGTAAATTCAAGTAAGATGATCCCCATGATCGGATGTAAACATGCAGTTGTGCATGTAATAAAGACATATACAATCCAGAGGGATAAGTATATGGATAATTAGAAATATGCTCGCAAGTTTGCTAGAAGCATATGATAAGCTGATGGAATGAGATATATGAAATGGATTACGATGAAAAGTAGGATAATCCATttatgaaataatgaaatctcatATTCCAGCTGAAAATGCTCCTCCAATAAGAAGTGTCCAAAAGAATGATATATGAGTCTATGGCACGCTAGAGACGTGATAGACCACTGTGGTTCCAAAGAATCCTCGAAAAGGAGCAAATATATGAATAGAGGCTGAATCTCATGATGAGACCGTTGATATGATTAATATAATAGTCAGGTACCAGAGTAAATCATTGATGATAAAGAGATCTCGATTAACCATATCAGTACGGGCAAAAAGATGGAACCAAAGAGAAAATAGATTGTCGACAATAAATGAAAAAGCGCTATATAAATGAGGATCATGAATCTACCTCTATGTATGAGGGTAGAGTTATTAGCCAAAGAGTGAATGAGGCAATCAATTTGATATAAAGGTCATTAGAAAAACGAGAAATGTTTGGACCAAAAGTCCAAGGTATATATTTCTCCAgagaatgaaaagaaagatGACTTTGAGATATGAAAAACGGCTTGTTCCAAGGTCACTGGAGAAAATTGAAAATAGATGCAATATATTGACATGTCTGGTAGGACATAAAAGACTTGAGTTGCATCTTAATATTTAGTAGTCCCTGGAGAATTAATGATATTCTCGAGAACGTATAAAACTCTGGGAGAGTTAGATCAAACCGTTTATAAGGTATCTTGAACCGGTAACTGGTGATATGTTTATGGCACGGTTTACCGATTTCCATCTTATTGAGGATGAATTCTAGCGTTAGGGGGAGGAATTAGAGAAATTCCTAAAGAGATTACATGGTGTACATCGtcgttattacaccttgatccccCTATGATCAACGGGAGAGCtggaagttcaaaaaaaaaattgtgcgtTTGCATAATTTGGCAAACCAGTTACCAGACGCGTTCATAGATACGAAAGGTGTGACGAAATCCCCGCTGATAATGTTTCATCAAGGgttgatgttcctaaagaacGAAGTGATGGTAACAAAATGAATGAACCTGgggttcagttaaagagggGGAGGCCTGCGGGttctaaagaagaaaaaaaatccccgaaagaaaaagaaatttgttGAGCAAAGCAGAAAGGTTTGGGAAGAACCTGATAttgaaagatgtctgaaagaagacataaatggaaaggttccagaagaacctgttattgaaaaatgtctgaaaggAGGCATAAATAAAGATGATCCAGATGACGAAAAAGGAACATAAACGTATAAGATTTCCTTCAGCTATGCCCGAGATAAAAAGTTATGGATCAGGAATAAGATAAAAGATAttgatggaatgttctcctTTTCTGTGTCCAAATATATTGATCATGAAAATGGTGATCTCGATCCATGATTGGGAGGAGTGGCAGAAGGTCATTCAAATTGAATTATTCtccataaataaaagaaatgtctttggacctatagtcataacgcctaagaatataaattatgttgggtataagtgggtattcgtgagaaaagtaaatgaaaagaatgaagtaacacgatataaaacccgattagttgcccaaggtttttctcagagaccgggaattgattttgaggaaatGTATTCCCTggtaatggatgcaattacCTTTAAACTTTTGATGAGCCTAACAAcatctaaaaatcttgaaatgcatCTCATGGACGTTTTGGCTGCATGTTTGTATGGATCGTTagataacgatatatatatatatatatatatatatatatatgaaactccctgagggattgaaaatgccaggggcattgaaagaaaaatccagggaGATTTGTTCGGTCAGTTACAACGATCACTATACGGATTATAAAGAACTCGTCATCTGGCTTTGTGATAATTgatgtatatgtagatgacctgaacataattggaactcaaaaggaggttgatgatgctcgaactcatatgaaagaggagttcgaaatgaaagatctcggaaagacaaagttttgtcttgggctCCAGATAGAGCATCTTCGAGAAAGAATAATTGTGCATCAATCAAATCATACGAAAAGGTTATTGAAACGCTTTGGTATGAATAAAGCGACTcctttgagtactccaatgGTAAATTGATCTCTCGATGTTGAAAGAGATGTTTAAAAGATCCTGCTTATTTCCGATTCATGGAAATTAGAATGGCGTTGAGAACATATTCGTTCTCTCCAAGGTACAGTTGATTTAGGGTTGATTTATTATAGAAACcccgagtttggtatggttggttttgcagatgcatgATACTTATCGGATCCTCATAAAGCTCGATCACAAACCGGCTATGTTTTTACGATTGGTGGAACCGCGATCTCTTGGCGGTCCCAGAAACAAACTCTGGTTGCGACATCTTCGAATCATACATAAACTATTGCGCTTCacgaagcatgtcgagaatgtgtGTGGCTTCGGTCAATGAGTCACAATATACAAGAATCAACCGGAATAGTCAACGAGAAAGAGCcgacaaaaatatttgaagacaATTCGGCTTGTGTTGGTCAACTCAATGAAGGTTATATCAAGAACGATAGAACAAAGCATATTCCTCCAAGATTTTTCTCGTGCATACGGGAACTGGACATTGAATATGTACGGTCATGCGAGAATCCGACTGACTTGTTCAAAGAAGCTCTTCCGACTACAACATTCCGAAAACACATATATGGTATCGGAATGCGACATTTGCGTGACCTGTGACGAGAAAGCTATGTCCACTATTCTTAGGGAGAATTTACGACAGTGTACTATTTTTTCCTTGTCTTTGTGACGTGGTGGCAAGAGAATATTCAGacacaaacaagaaaaatatcaaattttgcCACCTTCACAATCATTACACTAAAAGAATAACAAGAGTATGTGCTCACTCGTGTAAAAAGATTTGAAGCACGCATCCAAACAAACTACAAAGATGATAATGCTTTCAGTGCAACGAACTTTCATGCAATGGCAAGTGGAATGGCAGTCTTAAATGGCATGTACGAATGAGAAATTGAACGAAGACTATTTTGTTCATGTACATCACATTGGCATACCAAAGATGTATATCCACCAGAGTTCTGCGATGAGTTACGACAAATACTTTTAGGTTTACATGACCAATACTCGTGGCTAGACTCCAATCTGGACCATCCGGTTACAGAGTTGATAGGAAGAAGTACACAATAAAAAGAGACATCCCAGGCTATCAGATCTATGTGACATAAGCACTTTCTGACATTGAAGAAGCAAAAATGGAATCTGACAGTGGATAGTGTGggtctctcttctcttttgaaAACAGGGGAAACAAAGACAAATAAACAACaaatcaaaaacataataatgtTAGATTACactccatctgtttcatattaagtgtcactttagctcatttttcttgtttcacAAAGAGTGTCGTTCTACAATACCAATGCAATTTATACAACCTTTCAGCTCAAAATTAATTGCaaaatgcattgattttataaataaatcgatttatctaaaatactattggttagatatgtgatattaatgaaaacataaatgcaTTTTAATGagtttcttaatatgtgtgaaaagtgtcTAAGTGACACTCTTTgtaaaacggagggagtaaatGATTATCCAATACAAGGATAATGTTTATCCTTTTGTCTTGTCTTTTTCTATTATGTCGCTTTGGTTTCACCAACTTATCTCCTTATATAAATGATCACTTCGTAATAAGAATATTAAGAGATACAAGTCTTTATTCTCTAATTTACGTGATCTTCTTCACATACCAAGCATATTCAGCTGAGCCAAATACATATAGTTGTCTGTATTATTATTTCATGATTTACAACAAataaagattttaataaataagtgATTACTAAAGTTTCTTAATTGTAATAATTACTTGTAAGAATCTCCGGTGTAATAACTATGTCTaagaaataactaaataatatacCTCGTAATATTCTTTAGATTTCTTGTACTATAAATACCTAAGTTTGGTACAAGTTGTAGGTCAAACCTAGTAAATGTCTAAGTCTACGAGTTCTCTCCAAACTTTTGCAAAATCATTTAAATgttcttaataaaataaattttctctttttgtataaattatttGGATTCTCCTCCAAATATCACTGaccttagaaattttttttctggttGTACATATTATGTGTTTGTAAATCACACAACTGTGGGATATGACGATTAGGGTTTTGGCGATTGGTGAGGAGAAATAACGAACGGCGGGATATGACGATTAGGGTTTTGGCGATTGGTGAGGGCAGGGGTTCGGAGTCGGGAGATCGTGATGCAACCATGATGGATGTGGGAGAGAGAGCGAGACCACCAGGGGATCCACCGGATGCGGCGGCCTCGTATGCATCCAAAGGGGTGGGTACGAACGGAGGAGGTATGCCGGTTCCAGAGAGTTTGATTGATGATGTGTTTGTATCTGAGAGGCTACGAGTGGAGTTTCCGAATGGAGAGGATGGAGAACCATCGATTACGATTGAGCCGGAAGTTTTAGAAGCGATGAATGGGATGTGGAAGCAGTGTATGATTGTTAGGGTTTTGGGAAGGAACGTCCCGATCTCTGCCTTGAGCAAGAAGCTAAGAGGTTATGGAACCCTAAAGGAGGAATGTATGTAATGGACCTACCCAGACAATTTTTTATGGTTCGTTTCGAGAAGGAGGATGAATATTTGGCGGCACTGACAGGGGGTCCATGGAGGGCTTTTGGCAGTTATCTCATGGTGAGAGCTTGGTCGCCGGAGTTCGATCCGTTAAGAGATGACATCGTTACGACGCCGGTTTGGATCAGGTTGACAAATATTCCAGTGAACTtttaccatcgatcgatcctcATGGGTATTGCCAAGGGTTTGGGTAAATAAGTTCGTGTTGACTTGACCACATTGAAGTTTGAAAGAGCAAGGTTTGCGAGAGTTTGTGTAGAAGTTAATCTTGCAAAGCCGTTGAAAGGGACAGTCCTAATTAATGGAGAGAGATACTTTGTAGCTTACGAAGGGTTAGCTGAGATCTGTTCAAAGTGCGGAATTTATGGACACTTGGTTGATGGATGCCCAAGAACAATTACGGAAATATTGGCTGAAGTAGCTATACAGACGGAGGCACAGTCAGCTACGCGATCACCCACTAGACAAGAACCAATAGTGCAGGAGAATGGTTTTACTCCGGTGAGGAGCTCAAGAAGAGGGACGCAGATACTGCCTCGACTGGTGAACGGCAGGACTGCGGAAGCCGGCGGGGAGACAGACAGGAATGTCCAAGAGATCCCGCGGACCGAGGGAATCGCAAACATTGCGATATCCAACAAATTTGGTAGTTTAGAGCTGGATACAGATCGAAGTGAATCAAGAAAAGAGATTGTGTCTGGCGAGGAGAACAAGGAGAATCAGATTATGAACATCAAAAGAAATGAGAACAAGGAAATTTCGCAAGGGAAAGAGACTCTAATCTTTGGAGGGAAGGTGAATATAAGAAAGGATTCGAAAATGGTGAACAAGGAGAAATGGGTTGGGAAGAAAGTAGTAGAAGGAGCACGAGGAAGGcccaaaaatttaaacaataaacCCGCTAGAGGTTTGGTGTTTGGGCCCACTAAAGGGGAAGTCAGTCTATCGGAGTCGGGGAAACGACTGCGAGTGGAAAGTTTGGAGGCAGGGAGAGCTGGGGGTGCCTTCAGGGAGAGTGTGGCGGAACCCAGAGTTACGGTAAAGCCATTGCAACTAAGAGATGAAGAGTTGGAGAATCCGATGGATAGTACCATTAGTGAGATGGAACAAAGGGAGACGGAGGCGCAGATGGAAGCGCAGGGGGACAAAAGGATTTTGGACCTCGCATGACAGGGTTCCCCGGTAATCCAATTAGACCTTATCGTAATAAAGATGATGAATTGCATTTTTTGGAATTGCCGGGGGGAAAATAAACCCAATTTCCGACGTTCTATTCGATACATTTTGAAGAAGTTCGATACTGATTTTCTTGCGTTATTTGAGACCCATGAGGGAGGGGATAAAGCGATGAAAATATGTCAGAGTCTAGGCTTTGATAACTCTTTTCGGGTGGACGCCGTTGGTCAGAGTGGTGGTATTTGGTTGTTGTGGAGGAATCATGCTGGAGCTCTAACGATCTTGGAATCGTCAGAACAGTTTATTCATGCACGTGTTGAGATTGGGAGTGAGGTAATTCACCTCATAGCTGTCTATGCTGCGCCTACAGTGAGTCGTAGGAGTGGGTTATGGGGAGACTTGAAGTGGGTAATTGAGAATATTGATGAACCAGTATTGGTAGGTGGAGATTTTAATACTATACTACGTTTGGATGAGAGTTCAGGGGGCAATGGTAGACTTTCACCGGACTCTCTAGCTTTTGGAGAATGGATAAATGAGCTAGCTTTGGTGGATATGGGTTTTAGAGGTAACACTTTCACATGGAGAAGAGGGAAAGATACCCGGAACTTTGTGGCTAAACGTTTGGACAGAGTCTTGTGTAGTGCTCAGACACGAGTAAGATGGCAGGAGGCAGTAGTTTCTCATCTTCCCTTTCTAGCATCAGACTACACACCAGTCTATGTGCAACTAGAGCCTGAACAGAGAGGTAACCCCAAGAGGAGACCTTTTCGATTTGAGGCGGCATGGCTAAAACATGAAGGTTTTAAGGAGTTACTTGCGGCATCTTGGAATGGGGAGATGCGTACGCCTGAGGCGCTTGTGGCGTTGAAAGCAAAGCTCAAAAATGGAATAAGAAGATATTTGGGGATGTAAAGCAACGGAAAGGAAAACTAATCAGTGACATCAAGGGAATTCCGGAGGAGCTAGAGAGGAACCCAACTGATGATTTGTTGTTAAGGGAAGTTGGCTTACAGAAGGAGTTTGATGTGGTTCTAGAACAAGAGGAGATGCTCTGGTACAAAAAATCACGTGAGAAGTGGATAGTGTTTGGTGATAGGAATACGAATTACTATCATACGAATACAATTGTTCAGAGGAAGAGGAACATAATTGAAATGCTGAAGGATGATGAGGGGCGCTGGGTAGATCAGTCAGAGGAGTTAGAAAAGCTGGCCGTAGCTTATTATAATCGCCTGTACTCAACGGAAGATATCAATTTGGATACAGAAAAACTTCCTCAAGAAGGCTTCACTGAACTTACGAGGGGTGAGAAGGAGATACTCAATAAACCGCTCTCTGCAGTGGATGTTGAGATTTCGATGCGATACATGGGGAAGTTTAAAGCTCCAGGACCAGATGGGTTTCAACCGGTCTTTTACCAAGATTCATGGGAAGTAGTGGGGGATTCAGTAACTCGGTGTGGGCTTGAGTTCTTTGAATCAGGTGTTCTTACTACGGGTATGAATGATGCAATGCTGGTCTTAATACCGAAGGTCCTCAAGCCAGAAAGAATCATGCAATTCCGACCAATCAGTTTATGTAATGTCTTGTTCAAGATAATAACTAAAGCGATgttgttgagattgaagaaactTATGCCCAAGCTTATTGGTCCAGCGCAAGCCAGCTTCATCCCAGGCCGGCTTAGTACAGAAAATATTGTTGTGGTCCAGGAAGCGGTTCACTCAATGAGGAAAAAGAAAGGACGCAGAGGTTGGATGCTGCTCAAGTTGGATCTCGAGAAAGCATATGACCGAATCAGGTGGGATTTCCTAGAGGATACTCTTTACGCAGCAAAACTACCCGGGATATGGATTCAATGGATCATGCAGTGCGTGACAAGCCTGGGAATGAGTCTATTGTGGAATGGAGAGAGGACAGAAGCTTTTACACCTCAACGTGGACTTCGGCAGGGCGATCCTTTGTCACCATACTTATTTGTATTATGCATGGAGCGCTTGTGCCATCAAATTGATCTTTCTGTGGCCAAGAAGGAGTGGAAACCAATCAGTCTATCTCGGGGTGGACCAGCTTTATCCCATATTTGTTTTgcggatgatctgatcttgttTGCTGAGGCCTCAATCTCGCAAATTCGGGTGATTAGGAAGGTGCTAGAGAGATTTTGTGGAGCTTCTGGGCAGAAAGTAAATCTTGAGAAATCTTTGATTTTCTTCTCTGCAAATGTTCATCGGGACTTAGCGAATTTCATAAGTACTGAGAGTGGAATCAGAGGAACAAAAGAGTTGGGAAAGTACTTGGGCATGCGGGTGTTGcaaaaaagaattaataaagAGACGTTTGGAGAAGTAATTGAGAGAGTGTCGTCTAAACTTGCGGGATGGAAAAGGAGATTCTTGAGCTTGGCATGGAGGATCACGCTTACAAAGTCTGTTCTCGCATCGATTCCAGTACATACGATGAGTACCATCGCTCTGCCGATATCTACTTTGGATCAACTTGATAAAATTGCTCGGTCGTTTATTTGGGGGAGCAGTGAGGGAAACAGGAAACAGCATCTGGTCTCTTGGGGAAAAATCTGTAAACCGAAAAGTGAAGATGGGTTGAGGATAAGGTTAGCTAAAGAAATGAATATTGCTCTACTAGCAAAGCTAGGCTGGAGGTTGCTGAACACACAGGATGGCCTATGGGTTAAGATTCTGCGGAAAAAAATTCGAGTTGGCGAGTTGGATGATTTATCTTGGTTAAGCGTTAAAAGAACTTGGTCACCAACATGGAGAAGTTAGATATTGGGGCTGCGTGAAGTTGTTGTCCCGATTTTGGCTTGGGTTCTTGGTGATGGTCGTCGAGTAAGTTTTTGGAAGGATAATTGGTTGTTGAATGAGCCACTATCTGAGTTGAGTACAGTGGATATTCCAGAAGAGATGGTGGAGGTACGAGCTCGGGATCTTTGGCAAACTAGCGCTGGTTGGCAAATGCATATAATAGAACCGTATATGTCAATGCCAAATCGTCTAAGGTTGGCTTCAGTGGTGATTGATGATGTTACGGGTGCAAGGGATAGAATGTCGTGGGGAGGGAGCAAGGATGGTTTATTTTCTGTGAACTCAGCTTATGCTTTCTTAACCAGGGATGCGGAGCTGAGACCTAATATGGAAGCCTTATATCAGCGGGTTTGGCGTGTCACTACTCCAGAACGTGTACGAGTCTTCCTATAGCTGGTAACTCATCAGGTGATCATGACAAACATGAGACGGAAATGCAGACATTTGAGTGAGAATAGTATATGTCCATTGTGTAAGGAGGGGGAGAAGAAACCATTCTTCATGTTCTTCGAGACTGTCCGGCAGCTGCGGGGTTATGGGCGCGATTTGTTCCTCTAAGCAGACAACAACGGTTCTTTGACCAACCTCTCCTAGAATGGCTTTATGACAACCTTGCAAGGAATAGACCACGATTGGGGGAGCTATGGCCAACGCTGTTTTCTCTGACTGTTTGGTGGTGCTGGAAATGGAGATGTGGGTATGTTTTTGGAGAGGAAGGAAAATGTCGAGACAGTGTGCAGTTCCTTCAGGATAAGGCTCGGGAGGTGATAGAAGCAAATGTAAAACTAAAGGAACATGGGAAGAGCCGGGAACGTGTGGAGAAGCAGATCTCATGGAATCGACCAACAAATGGCTGGTTCAAACTGAACACGGATGGAGCATCTAGAGGTAACCTGGGACTTGCTACGGCGGGTGGGGCTATTCGCGATGAGTATGGAGAATGGAATGGGGGTTTTGCAATAAACATAGGCATCTGTTCAGCCCCTTTGGCGGAGTTGTGGGGAGTATACTATGGCTTGTGTATAGCATGGGACCGTGTGATTCGTCGGTTGGAGTTGGAGGTTGATTCGGAGAGTGTGGCGGGTTTTCTTCAGACAGGGATCCATGATTCTCATCCCCTGTCGTTCCTAGTACGTCTGTGCTATGGCTTCATATCAAGAGACTGGTTAGTCAAAATTTCTCATGTGTATAGGGAGGCTAATTATCTGGCGGATGAATTAGCTAACTATGCGTTTTCTCTATCGTTTGGGTTACATTTCTTTGAAGATGTTCCAGATTGTGTTGCTTATGTTTTGTTGGAGAACTTTCAGGGGGTATCTAGATCTCGGCAAATTTGCATGTAATGAGTTTTATGATTTGAATAAAGAGTAGGAGACTCATGTCTCCTGCaccctaccaaaaaaaaaaaaaaaattacacaactGTAACATTCCAAAAACCATGTGGagattttatatatgatataatattttgtggAAATATCTTTTAGTTTGCTCCAGGATAATTTTCTATATCTTAACTATTATTTGGATCTACAATGCTTTGGATACGGATGGATGCTGGGGAAAGGAATATATGGACTTACATACGGAACTTAGGGGGCATCTATTAGACCGCTTCGCTCATGGAACTCAGACACTAGAGGCGATGGTTGTACATCTGCTCCAGCGGCCTCCACACTTTCTCAAACCAAGAAGTTGAATGTTTTCATTTTCAACTACCAAACATTCCACCaaagttttagcaaaaaaaaaactaccaaaCATTACAAAAAgactaaaatgtaaaaatcatCAATCATCTCTACCTAGAACTATTATTCTTCCTATGACAAAGCAGTAAACGAGCAGACACGTTCTTGTTTAGGCCAAAACGTagtaaaacataaacaataagACGGTAGCCAAAAGCCATAGCCAACAACACAAGCATGTTCCTCCATTTGGAGCTTGTGTCTGGAGATATCTGGTAATCTCCTCGAATTGCTTCGTAACCCGATATACTCCTCACTTCTCCAACCGCAAACACTTCCCCTAGGTACTCGTTCTCCAAAAGACCCTGCAACACATTCAAAATAACCAATAATAATATCTTTTAAGAGTTTTCCCCAGGAAGAAGCAAAGatagtttttcattttctaaGTGTTTTGAATGTGTAAACCTCAATGGAGTAAGTGTGGAATGAGATGTAAGCTAACGGGTAAGTCCAGACTGGTTTTGGCAAAGCGTTACGGATTCTGAAGTGACCTGCAGAGAGCATCATGATCACCTGCAATAACAACAAGTATGAAAGATTAATACCAAAGCAAGAAACAATAACTTGAGACTAATTCATTAAtttgaaagacaaaaaaaaactcacgtGTAGAGAGATGAGAGTCAAAGTGGTCCAGTAAACATCTCGCCAAAGGCAAGCGATGAAGAGCATCAAACCTTCATTCACCAATAGGCACATGAAGAAGTTGAGGACAAAGTACATCAACAAGCTGAAATCGTCTCTCAGTCCGACCATGAAGTAGAAGACAAGACTTGAGGAGATGGACATGAGAAACAAGAACGGTATGCTTCCCAGAAACTGCCCTAGTAGGAAGACGAAAGCCCCCGAATGCTGGTTCGACGCTTCACTTCCATAAATCTATTAAACAGACAAACCAAAAAAGAGTAAACTTCAGAGCTCAAAGGAAGATTAGAGAAGCCAAGAAGAGGTTGGTTACCTTGATTTCTTTCAAAAGGGAAGGTATTCCAGCAATTCCCAAAAGTGAGGCAAAGGAGACAAAAACAAACACTGCAGAAACTCTTGTCTGCAAGAACAATGATAAAAATTTGCTCAAATGTGACATGTTGTGATAATTGTTTTAGAAGAGACTTACTGCAACAGAAGACAAAGAGTGTCCCAAGCCAGAGTATAATGTGCCAATACAAAGTGTAAGAATCATGTAGAGGATAAGTCGGAGCCAATAGTATTTCCATTCCCTAGACATGACCAAAAGCGATCTCCAAGTCAGCACTGCAACACGTGTCGCAGCACCAGCTTTTCCCTTGGATTTAAGCTGTGTACCCTcctacaaaaaagaaaaaggaaactcAGATGtatcaaaaaattattaatggACTAACTGATGATGATACCCTTTCGGTAAGTTTGAAGATCATAGT
Protein-coding regions in this window:
- the LOC125585857 gene encoding uncharacterized protein LOC125585857, which codes for MKICQSLGFDNSFRVDAVGQSGGIWLLWRNHAGALTILESSEQFIHARVEIGSEVIHLIAVYAAPTVSRRSGLWGDLKWVIENIDEPVLVGGDFNTILRLDESSGGNGRLSPDSLAFGEWINELALVDMGFRGNTFTWRRGKDTRNFVAKRLDRVLCSAQTRVRWQEAVVSHLPFLASDYTPVYVQLEPEQRGNPKRRPFRFEAAWLKHEGFKELLAASWNGEMRTPEALVALKAKLKNGIRRYLGM
- the LOC111198274 gene encoding uncharacterized protein LOC111198274, producing the protein MTIRVLAIGEGRGSESGDRDATMMDVGERARPPGDPPDAAASYASKGVGTNGGGMPVPESLIDDVFVSERLRVEFPNGEDGEPSITIEPEVLEAMNGMWKQCMIVRVLGRNVPISALSKKLRGYGTLKEEWGPWRAFGSYLMVRAWSPEFDPLRDDIVTTPFERARFARVCVEVNLAKPLKGTVLINGERYFVAYEGLAEICSKCGIYGHLVDGCPRTITEILAEVAIQTEAQSATRSPTRQEPIVQENGFTPVRSSRRGTQILPRLVNGRTAEAGGETDRNVQEIPRTEGIANIAISNKFGSLELDTDRSESRKEIVSGEENKENQIMNIKRNENKEISQGKETLIFGGKVNIRKDSKMVNKEKWVGKKVVEGARGRPKNLNNKPARGLVFGPTKGEVSLSESGKRLRVESLEAGRAGGAFRESVAEPRVTVKPLQLRDEELENPMDSTISEMEQRETEAQMEAQGDKRILDLA